One genomic region from Leishmania braziliensis MHOM/BR/75/M2904 complete genome, chromosome 35 encodes:
- a CDS encoding putative anaphase promoting complex subunit protein yields MDVKIKSIHLVAKWMWDCKGETCGICRQEYEAVCPTCRVPGDDCPILTSPCHHTFHLHCITRALEKEEGQPECPTCRAPWQI; encoded by the coding sequence ATGGATGTCAAGATAAAGAGCATCCACCTCGTGGCGAAGTGGATGTGGGACTGCAAGGGTGAAACTTGTGGCATCTGTCGCCAGGAGTACGAGGCAGTTTGCCCCACTTGCCGCGTGCCGGGTGACGACTGCCCAATCCTGACGAGTCCTTGCCACCATACGTTTCACTTGCACTGCATCACACGTGCAttggagaaggaggagggccaGCCAGAGTGTCCGACGTGCCGCGCGCCGTGGCAAATCTAG